The Eubacteriaceae bacterium Marseille-Q4139 genome has a window encoding:
- the nagB gene encoding glucosamine-6-phosphate deaminase produces the protein MRIYREKDYAAMSRRAANLISAEVIRRPDCVLGLATGSTPIGTYKQLIEWNKKGDLSFKEVHTVNLDEYKGLSADHDQSYRYFMQHNLFDHIDIVPENTYVPNGLAEDAEAECRNYDELVRSFGYADLQLLGLGRNGHIGFNEPGDGFVKETHVVDLTESTIEANARFFASADEVPKQALTMGIGCIMQARRVLLIASGADKAEAIYQAVCGPITPQCPASILQLHSDVVIVGDEAALSKLEGTGVEICG, from the coding sequence ATGAGAATTTATCGTGAAAAGGATTATGCGGCAATGAGCCGCCGGGCAGCAAACCTGATTTCGGCTGAGGTGATCCGCCGCCCGGACTGCGTACTGGGGCTGGCAACGGGTTCCACGCCCATTGGGACGTACAAGCAGTTAATCGAGTGGAACAAAAAGGGGGATCTGAGCTTCAAAGAGGTTCACACGGTGAACCTGGACGAGTACAAGGGGCTTTCGGCCGACCATGACCAGAGCTACCGCTACTTCATGCAGCACAACCTGTTCGACCACATCGACATTGTTCCGGAGAACACCTACGTGCCCAACGGCCTGGCTGAGGACGCTGAGGCGGAGTGCAGAAATTATGACGAGCTGGTTCGCTCCTTCGGCTATGCGGATTTACAGCTTTTGGGCCTTGGCCGCAACGGCCATATCGGCTTTAACGAGCCGGGCGACGGCTTTGTAAAGGAGACCCATGTGGTAGACTTAACCGAGAGCACCATCGAAGCCAACGCCAGATTTTTTGCAAGCGCCGACGAAGTGCCGAAGCAGGCGCTCACCATGGGCATCGGCTGCATCATGCAGGCACGCCGCGTGCTTTTAATTGCAAGCGGCGCCGACAAGGCAGAGGCCATTTACCAGGCAGTCTGCGGCCCGATCACGCCCCAGTGCCCGGCTTCCATTTTACAGCTTCACTCGGATGTGGTTATCGTGGGTGATGAGGCAGCCCTCTCCAAGTTAGAGGGAACGGGGGTAGAAATATGCGGATAA
- a CDS encoding ROK family protein: MNCYGVSVNLKNIPELDPEFTPLLQFNRAFLEHATKPVSVAVERADGQMAACHTKLHEEPEMTEANHYYMDRLVKTMIWLQGGFRVYVDDKDIYDYLKSVYCKGGAREFDWDFMSNIYEHEFEVILTDKVPEAKDAPEAIGGHLEGCRIGFDAGGSDRKVSAVIDGETVFSEEVVWFPKTTEDPQYHYDGIVAAFKSAAAHMPRVDAVGISSAGIFINNRTMSASLFLKVPKDLYEEKVKDIYIRAVKDTFGDIPYAVANDGDVSALAGTMSLKDNNVLGIAMGTSEAVGYIDEEGRITGWLNELAFVPVDASPNAMIDEWAGDIGCGVKYFSQDGVIKLAPRAGIELDESASPAEKLKAVQALMAEDDPRAKKVYESIGCYLGHTLPYYYQTYGFRYVLLLGRVMSGKGGDILIETCEKVLKDEYPDIADKFQLKLPDEYFRRVGQSMAVASLPKLK, translated from the coding sequence ATGAATTGTTATGGCGTTTCCGTAAACCTGAAAAATATACCGGAGCTGGACCCGGAGTTCACTCCCCTTTTACAGTTTAACCGCGCCTTTCTTGAGCATGCCACGAAACCGGTTTCTGTTGCGGTGGAGCGGGCCGACGGCCAGATGGCTGCCTGCCATACGAAGCTTCACGAGGAGCCGGAGATGACCGAAGCAAACCACTACTACATGGACAGGCTGGTGAAGACGATGATCTGGCTCCAGGGCGGCTTCCGCGTCTATGTGGATGACAAAGACATTTACGATTACTTAAAGAGCGTCTACTGCAAGGGCGGCGCAAGAGAATTTGACTGGGATTTCATGTCCAACATCTATGAGCATGAATTTGAAGTGATCCTGACGGACAAGGTTCCGGAGGCCAAGGACGCCCCGGAGGCCATCGGCGGCCACTTAGAGGGCTGCCGTATCGGCTTTGACGCCGGCGGCTCCGACCGCAAGGTTTCCGCTGTCATCGACGGCGAGACCGTATTCTCCGAGGAAGTCGTCTGGTTCCCGAAGACGACGGAAGACCCGCAGTACCACTACGACGGGATCGTGGCTGCCTTCAAATCGGCTGCCGCACATATGCCGCGGGTAGATGCCGTCGGCATTTCCTCCGCCGGTATCTTCATCAACAACCGCACCATGAGCGCGTCCCTGTTCTTAAAGGTTCCGAAGGATCTCTACGAGGAGAAGGTAAAAGATATCTACATCCGCGCCGTCAAGGACACCTTCGGCGACATTCCCTATGCCGTTGCCAACGACGGTGACGTATCGGCCCTGGCCGGAACCATGAGCTTAAAGGACAACAACGTCCTGGGCATCGCCATGGGAACCAGCGAGGCTGTCGGATACATCGACGAGGAAGGCCGCATCACCGGCTGGCTCAACGAGCTGGCTTTCGTTCCGGTGGACGCAAGCCCCAACGCCATGATCGACGAGTGGGCCGGCGACATCGGCTGCGGCGTCAAATATTTCTCCCAGGACGGCGTGATTAAGCTGGCTCCACGCGCAGGCATCGAGCTTGACGAGTCCGCTTCCCCGGCAGAAAAATTAAAAGCCGTCCAGGCATTGATGGCCGAGGACGACCCGAGAGCGAAAAAAGTGTACGAGTCCATCGGCTGCTACCTTGGACATACACTGCCCTACTACTACCAGACCTACGGCTTCCGCTATGTACTGCTTCTCGGCCGCGTTATGAGCGGAAAAGGCGGCGATATTCTGATCGAAACCTGCGAAAAGGTATTAAAGGACGAGTATCCGGACATTGCAGACAAGTTCCAGCTTAAGCTTCCGGATGAGTATTTCCGCCGTGTCGGACAGTCCATGGCCGTTGCCAGTCTGCCGAAATTAAAATAA
- a CDS encoding transglutaminase, with translation MMFSKHAAKAAEVKFDALLEKAGEPKKSEILACLEEAKKTESEDVMFAIRWMYANSPLSDMANYDFEIFKSCAEHGVFLREHSPFAKDLPEDIFLNYVLHIRVNEEELCDCRKFFYGLLADRVNSLSMHDAIIEANYWNAENVMYQATDGRTISALGAYYSAYGRCGEESAFGVNVFRSVGIPARQIYTPRWAHCDDNHAWVEVYCDGAWHFLGACEPEEVLNKGWFTNAASRAMLIHSRCFGEIEGEEIISKVGMASFLNNLKLYAVTKNLKVSVKDEAGKPVAGATVGFAILNYSNLFDAAVMTTDENGMCSLTCGLGSINIHVKKDGVFCEKMVYTPDVDTVEMVLAHEEPKYGVWEQFVSIAPKDQIVNGAKPTEEQKELCMKKTAAANAKREARVAAMFDAEKAKAVVEKYGYSQEIYDLLFESRSNVTRLLSFLEDETFTAAEKEKTLLTLSKKDRRDVDPEVLKEALALSKGYEAENEELFYQYIVCPRVSNEPLRKNRRFILDYFSEEQKAAFRKNPKDVWKYIEENIGFNPDIEYGQIVTRPVGALTVKNANEKSKKILFVSICRALGIVSRVNPINQLAEYYENGRFVPVEILDEGDCTIVFEKEDGENWLYYPDFTVGHLVDGGYETLDLEGEKWDGNRLAITVPGGDYRVITDNRLPNGNIFANKYHFHLASGETVSVKLQKYHANLADMLDNFALDEFKVQDEAGNTVLGSELTKNKAILMWLEQGKEPTEHILNEMLEQEADFQEISADIIFMVKGKEALENAKLRKVLDTFKRIKVYYDSFVPNVETLARRMYVDPDKLPLIIVTTKELNAVYACSGYNVGSGDMLVKICKNF, from the coding sequence ATGATGTTTTCAAAACATGCTGCCAAAGCAGCAGAGGTAAAATTTGACGCGCTGCTTGAAAAAGCAGGCGAACCGAAAAAGTCAGAGATTCTCGCCTGCCTGGAGGAAGCCAAAAAGACTGAGTCCGAGGATGTGATGTTTGCGATCCGGTGGATGTATGCCAACAGCCCTCTAAGCGATATGGCGAACTATGATTTTGAAATTTTTAAATCCTGCGCGGAACACGGCGTGTTCCTCAGGGAACATTCCCCGTTTGCAAAGGATCTTCCCGAGGATATTTTCTTAAATTATGTGCTGCATATCCGTGTCAATGAGGAAGAGCTCTGCGACTGCCGGAAGTTCTTTTACGGCCTCCTGGCCGACCGGGTCAATAGCCTTTCCATGCACGACGCGATCATTGAGGCGAACTACTGGAACGCGGAGAACGTGATGTACCAGGCCACCGACGGCAGGACGATTTCCGCACTTGGCGCTTACTACTCCGCTTACGGCCGCTGCGGCGAGGAGTCTGCCTTCGGCGTCAACGTGTTCCGTTCCGTCGGCATCCCGGCGAGACAGATCTACACGCCAAGATGGGCCCACTGCGACGACAACCATGCCTGGGTCGAGGTGTACTGCGACGGCGCATGGCATTTCCTCGGGGCCTGCGAGCCGGAGGAAGTGCTCAATAAGGGCTGGTTCACCAACGCCGCAAGCCGCGCCATGCTGATCCACAGCCGGTGCTTCGGCGAAATCGAGGGCGAGGAGATCATCTCCAAGGTGGGCATGGCTTCCTTCTTAAACAACCTGAAGCTGTATGCCGTTACGAAGAATTTAAAGGTTTCCGTGAAGGACGAAGCCGGAAAGCCGGTTGCCGGCGCCACAGTGGGCTTTGCAATCCTGAATTATTCCAACCTCTTTGATGCCGCCGTCATGACGACGGACGAGAACGGCATGTGCAGCCTGACCTGCGGCCTCGGTTCCATCAACATCCATGTGAAGAAGGACGGGGTGTTCTGCGAAAAGATGGTTTATACGCCGGACGTGGATACGGTGGAGATGGTGCTGGCCCATGAGGAGCCGAAATACGGCGTCTGGGAGCAGTTCGTTTCCATTGCGCCAAAGGATCAGATTGTAAACGGCGCGAAACCTACGGAAGAGCAGAAAGAGCTCTGCATGAAGAAGACGGCTGCGGCAAACGCTAAGCGCGAGGCGCGGGTGGCCGCCATGTTCGATGCCGAAAAGGCAAAGGCGGTTGTGGAAAAATACGGTTACAGCCAGGAAATCTATGACCTGCTGTTTGAGAGCAGAAGCAATGTGACGCGGCTCCTTTCCTTCCTGGAGGATGAGACGTTCACGGCGGCTGAGAAGGAGAAAACGCTTCTGACCCTGTCCAAGAAGGACAGAAGAGACGTGGATCCGGAGGTGCTTAAAGAGGCGTTAGCCCTGTCGAAGGGGTATGAGGCGGAGAATGAGGAACTGTTCTACCAGTACATCGTCTGCCCGCGCGTATCCAACGAGCCCTTAAGGAAAAACCGCCGGTTCATCCTGGACTATTTCAGCGAGGAGCAGAAGGCGGCCTTCCGGAAGAATCCCAAGGACGTCTGGAAGTATATCGAGGAAAACATCGGCTTTAACCCGGACATCGAGTACGGTCAGATCGTGACGCGGCCGGTGGGCGCCCTGACGGTGAAGAATGCCAATGAGAAGTCCAAGAAGATCCTCTTTGTGTCCATCTGCCGTGCGCTGGGCATTGTGTCCAGGGTCAACCCCATCAACCAGCTTGCGGAGTATTATGAGAACGGCCGCTTTGTTCCGGTGGAGATCCTCGATGAGGGCGACTGCACGATTGTATTCGAGAAGGAAGACGGAGAAAACTGGCTGTATTACCCGGATTTCACGGTCGGACATCTTGTGGACGGCGGCTATGAGACGCTGGATCTGGAAGGCGAGAAGTGGGACGGCAACAGGCTTGCAATTACGGTTCCCGGCGGCGACTACCGTGTCATCACCGACAACCGACTGCCCAACGGAAATATCTTTGCAAACAAGTATCATTTCCATCTGGCGAGCGGCGAGACGGTGTCTGTGAAGCTTCAGAAATACCATGCGAACCTGGCCGACATGCTGGACAACTTCGCTCTCGACGAGTTCAAGGTACAGGATGAGGCCGGAAATACGGTTCTCGGAAGCGAGCTTACAAAGAACAAGGCCATCCTCATGTGGCTGGAGCAGGGCAAGGAGCCGACGGAGCACATTTTAAACGAGATGCTGGAGCAGGAGGCCGATTTCCAGGAGATTTCCGCCGACATCATCTTCATGGTAAAGGGAAAAGAGGCGCTGGAGAATGCCAAGCTCCGGAAAGTGTTAGATACCTTTAAGCGGATCAAGGTTTACTACGACAGCTTCGTGCCAAACGTGGAGACGCTGGCAAGGAGAATGTACGTGGATCCCGACAAACTCCCGCTCATCATCGTTACCACGAAGGAGCTCAATGCGGTTTACGCATGCAGCGGCTATAATGTGGGAAGCGGCGACATGCTGGTGAAGATCTGTAAGAACTTTTAA
- a CDS encoding copper homeostasis protein CutC, with product MNKPLIEACVDSYQSCVNAWKGGADRFELCAHLAIGGCTPSHIVFRQVQEACEGMKINVLIRPRFGDFLYTEKEMELMCEEIKMFKDLGANGVVIGALTPDGDLDMEKMKRMMDCAGGIDVTLHRAFDMTRDPMATLEQAIELGCTTILTSGQQSDVVAGKELLKEVYAKAAGRIDIMAGCGVKKWNIQEVHDYTGIVVFHTTGRKGVIDSGMKYRKSTVSMGLPSLSEYEIWQTDEQEFRECAEIVHAF from the coding sequence ATGAATAAACCGTTAATTGAGGCCTGCGTCGATTCCTACCAGTCCTGCGTAAACGCATGGAAGGGCGGCGCTGACCGTTTTGAACTCTGTGCCCATCTGGCCATCGGCGGCTGCACGCCGTCCCATATCGTGTTCCGCCAGGTGCAGGAAGCCTGCGAGGGCATGAAAATCAACGTCCTCATCCGTCCCCGCTTTGGTGATTTCCTTTACACCGAGAAGGAAATGGAGTTAATGTGCGAGGAAATCAAAATGTTTAAGGACCTGGGCGCCAACGGCGTCGTTATCGGCGCGCTGACGCCTGACGGAGACCTGGACATGGAGAAGATGAAACGCATGATGGACTGTGCAGGCGGCATCGACGTGACTCTGCACCGCGCCTTTGACATGACCCGCGACCCGATGGCAACCTTAGAGCAGGCCATCGAGCTTGGCTGCACGACGATCCTGACCTCCGGCCAGCAGAGCGACGTTGTGGCAGGCAAAGAGCTTTTGAAGGAAGTTTACGCAAAGGCTGCCGGCCGCATCGACATCATGGCAGGCTGCGGCGTGAAGAAGTGGAACATCCAGGAAGTCCATGACTACACCGGAATCGTTGTCTTCCACACCACCGGAAGAAAAGGCGTCATCGACAGCGGCATGAAGTACAGAAAGAGCACGGTTTCCATGGGACTTCCGAGCCTTTCCGAGTATGAAATCTGGCAGACCGATGAGCAGGAATTCAGAGAGTGCGCTGAGATTGTACATGCATTTTAA
- a CDS encoding ATP-binding cassette domain-containing protein translates to MEKNKILSLKNVSKTFPVGKTLFGKPTKFVHAVNNVSFDVYEGETFSIVGESGCGKSTTGRLINHLLIPDSGEVWFQGKDISRISQDEMRPIRKDMQMIFQDPAGSLNPRMRVSELIEEPLLIHTDLDREGRMKIVNELLGIVGLSAKHAQRYPHEFSGGQKQRIGIARALTVNPKLVIADEPISALDVSIQAQVLNLLHRLQESYKLTYVFISHDLSVVEMISDRIAVMYLGFVVETAPKEMLYKNPMHPYTEALLSAVPIPDPTYHKERIILEGDIPSTINLPKGCPFAARCKHCKPECMEQRPETKEVEPGHFVACHLY, encoded by the coding sequence ATGGAAAAGAACAAAATTCTTTCATTAAAAAATGTATCAAAGACTTTCCCTGTCGGAAAAACGCTTTTTGGTAAACCAACAAAGTTCGTTCACGCAGTGAACAACGTGTCCTTTGACGTTTACGAGGGCGAGACCTTCTCCATCGTAGGCGAGTCCGGCTGCGGCAAGTCCACCACAGGACGTCTCATCAACCACCTTTTGATCCCGGATTCCGGCGAGGTCTGGTTCCAGGGAAAGGATATTTCCAGGATTTCCCAGGATGAGATGCGCCCGATCCGCAAGGACATGCAGATGATCTTCCAGGATCCGGCAGGAAGCTTGAATCCGCGTATGAGAGTATCGGAGTTAATTGAAGAGCCGCTTCTCATCCATACGGATTTAGACCGGGAAGGAAGAATGAAAATCGTAAACGAGCTGCTCGGCATCGTAGGCTTAAGCGCCAAACATGCACAGCGGTACCCGCACGAGTTCTCCGGCGGCCAGAAGCAGCGTATCGGAATCGCCCGTGCCCTGACGGTAAATCCGAAGCTTGTCATTGCCGACGAGCCGATTTCCGCTCTGGACGTGTCCATTCAGGCGCAGGTGTTAAACCTGCTTCACAGGCTCCAGGAAAGCTACAAGCTGACGTATGTGTTCATTTCCCACGACCTGTCCGTTGTCGAGATGATTTCCGACAGGATCGCGGTTATGTACTTGGGCTTTGTGGTAGAGACGGCGCCGAAGGAGATGCTCTATAAGAACCCGATGCATCCGTACACGGAAGCCCTGCTTTCCGCCGTACCGATTCCGGATCCGACATACCATAAGGAGCGCATCATCCTGGAGGGCGATATCCCGTCCACCATCAACCTTCCGAAGGGATGTCCGTTTGCTGCAAGATGCAAGCACTGCAAACCGGAATGCATGGAGCAGAGACCGGAGACGAAAGAGGTTGAGCCGGGCCACTTTGTAGCATGCCACCTGTACTAA
- a CDS encoding ABC transporter ATP-binding protein produces MPQEALLSVRDLRTEFFSSKTSSVTAIHNISFDIYKGEILGLVGESGCGKSVTSLSIMQLLKDTPGKVTNGSAVLDGVDLVKASDQQIRDIRGGKMSMIFQEPMSALNPSMRIDKQMIETIRLHSDMTKEQALAHAADMLKKVGIPDPPRVLKNYPHQLSGGMSQRVMIAMALSNDPQLLIADEPTTALDVTIQAQILDLMKKLQKEDNSSILLITHDLGVVAEMCSRVIVMYAGKIVEEAPVEVLFGNPSHPYTQGLIASVPKLGSGVKVLPSIPGSVPDLASMPEGCRFAPRCKYATDKCRAKEPELVTIGENQRCRCWLKQEG; encoded by the coding sequence ATGCCACAGGAAGCATTACTTAGCGTAAGAGACTTACGGACTGAGTTTTTTTCAAGCAAGACAAGCAGTGTGACTGCAATCCATAATATTTCCTTTGATATTTACAAAGGAGAGATCCTTGGCCTGGTGGGCGAGTCCGGCTGCGGAAAGAGCGTTACCTCTTTATCCATCATGCAGCTCTTAAAGGATACCCCCGGCAAGGTTACAAACGGTTCCGCAGTGCTGGACGGCGTTGATCTGGTAAAGGCGTCTGACCAGCAGATCCGCGATATCCGCGGCGGAAAGATGAGCATGATTTTCCAGGAGCCGATGTCGGCCTTAAACCCGTCCATGCGTATTGACAAGCAGATGATCGAGACGATCCGCCTGCACAGCGACATGACGAAGGAACAGGCCCTTGCCCATGCGGCAGATATGTTAAAGAAGGTCGGTATCCCGGATCCGCCCCGCGTGCTGAAAAACTATCCGCACCAGCTTTCCGGCGGTATGTCTCAGCGTGTCATGATCGCCATGGCCCTGAGCAACGATCCGCAGCTTCTGATTGCCGACGAGCCGACGACGGCTCTGGACGTTACGATTCAGGCGCAGATCCTGGATCTGATGAAGAAGCTCCAGAAGGAGGACAACTCCAGTATCCTTCTTATCACCCATGACCTTGGCGTCGTAGCCGAGATGTGTTCCCGCGTTATTGTTATGTACGCCGGAAAGATTGTGGAGGAAGCTCCTGTCGAGGTGCTTTTCGGCAATCCGAGCCATCCATACACCCAGGGTCTGATCGCTTCCGTTCCGAAGCTTGGTTCCGGCGTGAAGGTACTTCCGTCCATCCCCGGCAGCGTGCCGGATCTGGCGTCCATGCCGGAGGGATGCCGCTTTGCACCGCGATGCAAGTATGCAACAGACAAGTGCAGGGCGAAAGAGCCGGAATTAGTAACCATTGGCGAGAACCAGAGATGCAGATGCTGGCTGAAGCAGGAAGGATAA
- a CDS encoding ABC transporter permease subunit, with product MPNTQNEQVNTNASFEENYIDENVAVKTNKTKEFIKKFLKRKTAVAAFIVMCFLLLIAIVGPQLAPYAPNAYDYNNILAGPSAAHPFGTDQFGQDIFSRILAGAPLTLGVSLSSVIVGAAIGTVLGLLAGYYGGWIEMLVMRGADVLFSFPDILLAIAIVAILGPGILNVFIAVAVFTVPSFARMMRSATLAVKGSLYVEVAQSLGCKDGRILFVHIFPGTIQTLIVNFTMRIGSAIMAASSLSFLGFGANVTDPEWGAMLSQSRSYLSTAPHMVYFPALVIFITVLAFNLFGDGLRDTLDPKIK from the coding sequence ATGCCAAATACACAGAATGAACAGGTGAACACCAATGCCTCTTTTGAGGAAAATTATATCGACGAGAACGTCGCCGTAAAAACCAATAAAACAAAAGAGTTCATTAAAAAATTCCTGAAGCGGAAAACTGCCGTCGCAGCTTTTATCGTTATGTGCTTCCTGCTCCTGATTGCGATTGTCGGGCCGCAGTTAGCGCCGTATGCGCCGAATGCGTATGATTATAACAACATCCTTGCAGGGCCAAGCGCAGCCCATCCCTTCGGTACGGATCAGTTCGGACAGGACATCTTCAGCCGTATCCTTGCAGGCGCGCCGTTAACCCTTGGCGTATCGTTATCATCCGTTATCGTGGGCGCTGCCATCGGTACCGTGCTTGGCCTTCTGGCCGGCTACTACGGCGGATGGATCGAGATGCTTGTTATGCGCGGGGCTGACGTACTGTTCAGTTTCCCGGATATCCTGCTTGCAATCGCCATCGTGGCGATCCTTGGGCCTGGCATCCTCAACGTATTTATCGCCGTTGCGGTATTTACGGTTCCGAGCTTTGCCCGTATGATGCGAAGCGCAACCCTTGCTGTAAAGGGTTCCCTTTATGTGGAGGTGGCGCAGAGCCTTGGCTGCAAGGACGGCCGGATTCTTTTCGTACATATTTTCCCGGGCACCATCCAGACCCTGATTGTAAACTTTACCATGAGAATCGGTTCTGCCATCATGGCAGCATCCAGCTTAAGCTTCCTTGGTTTCGGCGCGAACGTAACGGACCCTGAGTGGGGCGCAATGCTCTCCCAGAGCCGCAGCTACTTAAGCACCGCACCTCACATGGTTTATTTCCCGGCGCTTGTAATCTTCATTACAGTTCTGGCATTTAACCTGTTCGGTGATGGCTTAAGAGATACTCTTGATCCGAAGATCAAGTAA
- a CDS encoding ABC transporter permease codes for MGRYIARRLLESIPLMLIISIFVFMFIHLLPGDPARTLAGVEASLEEVEAIREEFGLNDPLLVQYFNYMKDLFTGDMGRSLKSNLPVTDLIWSRFVYTIQLVFAGLIWAPVLGIFIGVMCAIKRGKVFDLFGMLLAICGLSAPGFCLGLVGIQFFSVKLGWFPSAGLDSWKSLVLPSLVMGTGIMATLARYSRSSMLETLREDYVRTARAKGQKESIVMFRHAFKNSLIQVVTILGLQIGGLLSGSVITENIFSIPGMGRLLTDSISFRDYPTIQGLLMIFALQYVLINLIVDVLYGVINPKIRFD; via the coding sequence ATGGGGCGTTATATAGCTAGGCGGTTATTAGAATCCATTCCGCTGATGTTGATTATTTCCATCTTTGTGTTTATGTTTATTCATCTGCTTCCGGGCGACCCGGCAAGAACGCTCGCCGGCGTAGAGGCATCGCTTGAAGAGGTGGAGGCGATCCGGGAAGAATTCGGATTAAACGATCCGCTGCTTGTACAGTATTTTAACTATATGAAGGATCTGTTTACAGGCGATATGGGACGTTCCTTAAAGTCCAACCTGCCGGTTACGGACCTGATCTGGTCGAGATTCGTGTACACCATCCAGCTTGTGTTTGCGGGTCTTATATGGGCGCCTGTTCTGGGTATCTTCATCGGAGTTATGTGTGCGATTAAGAGGGGGAAAGTTTTCGACCTTTTCGGCATGCTGCTTGCAATCTGCGGCCTTTCCGCACCAGGCTTCTGTCTTGGCCTTGTGGGAATCCAGTTTTTCTCTGTTAAACTGGGCTGGTTCCCTTCCGCAGGCCTTGATTCCTGGAAGAGCCTGGTTCTTCCGTCCCTTGTCATGGGTACCGGTATCATGGCGACCCTCGCCAGATATTCCCGTTCATCCATGCTTGAGACACTGAGAGAAGATTATGTCCGCACGGCGAGGGCAAAAGGACAGAAAGAGTCCATCGTTATGTTCCGCCATGCGTTTAAAAACTCCCTTATTCAGGTCGTGACAATTCTCGGCTTACAGATCGGCGGACTTCTGTCCGGTTCCGTTATCACGGAGAATATTTTCTCCATCCCGGGTATGGGGCGTCTCTTGACGGACTCCATCTCGTTCCGTGATTATCCGACTATTCAGGGGCTTTTGATGATTTTCGCCCTTCAGTACGTCCTGATTAACCTGATCGTCGACGTATTATACGGCGTAATCAATCCGAAGATCCGTTTCGACTAA
- a CDS encoding peptide ABC transporter substrate-binding protein: MRKFISLALAGAMVFSLTACGGGNTETTAAAAADTTAAAETTTADAAAVEESKEAKKAESTAKAPDNDLVVAVQQDTTSMDPHVGSNGASNQVLNEMYETLLTFDENTNVIPLLAKEWSVSEDGRSYTFILNEGITFHDGEPFNAESVKAVYDRGINDPTLSLYRNVKDWESVTVDSEYQATITLKEPNNTFINKITQVRIASPKSMELGTDWYTTHSAGTGPYVFSERVDGGYTKMVRNENYWQEGPKVDSLTFQVVPEDAARIAMLQTGEADVISPVPVTDVSIIENDPSIIIDVEPATTYRYVTLNTEWALPDGRKPFADKRVRQACNYAFDSEAYAKVVFNGYAKAPTSIFSDSILYYAEQTPYTADVEKAKELMKEAGFEDGFDVEIIVDNTTIEQKGATFVQQQLSQIGINVKLLPNESTANAEKTSAPLEDTTVQMWYVNWSSGSYEADGSMRNILHGEKFPPEGYNTAFWNNEEFNQLLDDALLMSDQDEIAETYAKAQAIAWEECPWIFLGNDNTLNAYKTYVNGLIYKPGGVMVFRTIGLDQ, from the coding sequence ATGAGAAAATTCATATCTCTTGCGCTGGCCGGCGCAATGGTATTCAGCCTTACCGCATGCGGCGGCGGCAATACGGAGACGACGGCAGCGGCAGCAGCAGACACGACTGCGGCAGCGGAGACTACAACCGCAGACGCAGCGGCTGTTGAGGAATCCAAGGAGGCTAAGAAAGCCGAATCCACAGCAAAGGCTCCTGACAACGACCTTGTAGTCGCTGTACAGCAGGACACCACGTCCATGGACCCGCACGTTGGAAGCAACGGTGCATCCAACCAGGTTCTGAACGAAATGTATGAGACACTGTTAACCTTTGATGAGAACACCAACGTCATCCCGCTTCTTGCAAAAGAGTGGTCTGTTTCTGAAGACGGACGTTCCTACACCTTCATTCTGAATGAGGGCATCACCTTCCATGACGGCGAGCCCTTCAACGCAGAATCTGTAAAAGCCGTTTATGACCGCGGTATCAACGACCCGACCTTATCCCTTTACAGAAACGTAAAGGACTGGGAGAGCGTAACGGTTGACAGCGAATACCAGGCAACCATTACATTAAAAGAGCCGAACAACACCTTCATCAACAAGATTACCCAGGTTCGTATTGCTTCTCCGAAGTCCATGGAACTTGGCACGGACTGGTACACAACACATTCCGCAGGAACCGGCCCCTATGTCTTCTCCGAGCGTGTTGACGGCGGCTACACCAAGATGGTTCGCAACGAGAACTACTGGCAGGAAGGCCCGAAGGTTGATTCCTTAACCTTCCAGGTTGTTCCGGAGGATGCAGCCCGTATCGCAATGCTTCAGACAGGCGAGGCTGACGTTATCAGCCCGGTTCCGGTAACGGACGTTTCCATTATTGAAAACGACCCGTCCATCATCATCGACGTTGAGCCGGCAACTACATACAGATATGTAACCCTGAATACGGAATGGGCGCTTCCGGACGGAAGAAAGCCGTTTGCGGACAAGAGAGTCCGTCAGGCCTGCAACTATGCATTCGACAGCGAAGCATACGCAAAGGTCGTATTCAACGGCTACGCAAAGGCCCCGACCTCGATCTTCTCTGACTCCATCCTGTACTACGCAGAGCAGACTCCTTACACGGCTGACGTGGAGAAGGCAAAAGAGCTCATGAAAGAAGCAGGATTTGAGGATGGCTTCGATGTAGAGATCATCGTAGACAACACCACGATTGAGCAGAAAGGTGCTACGTTCGTACAGCAGCAGCTTTCCCAGATCGGAATCAACGTGAAGCTCCTTCCGAACGAGTCCACTGCAAACGCAGAGAAGACAAGCGCTCCGCTTGAGGATACCACCGTTCAGATGTGGTATGTAAACTGGTCTTCCGGTTCCTACGAGGCTGACGGTTCCATGAGAAACATTCTTCATGGCGAGAAGTTCCCGCCGGAGGGCTACAACACGGCATTCTGGAACAACGAAGAATTCAATCAGCTCCTTGACGATGCACTGCTGATGTCCGACCAGGATGAGATCGCGGAAACATATGCAAAGGCTCAGGCTATTGCATGGGAAGAGTGCCCGTGGATCTTCCTTGGCAACGACAACACCCTGAATGCATATAAGACCTATGTAAACGGCCTTATCTACAAACCGGGCGGAGTTATGGTATTCAGAACCATCGGCTTAGACCAGTAA